The Priestia koreensis genomic interval TTATGTGCATCGATGCACGGAGCTTTTTTGCAACCGTCACGTGTTTGATGAATGGTTTCGATCCTCGTCTGACAAAGTTAGCGGTAGTGTCGAACAAAGAGCAACAGGGATCTGTCGTTTTATCCGCTACTTCGCTGCTGAAAAAAGTTCACGGTATTCAAACGGGAAGGAGATTATTTGAAATTCCACAGGAGGCGAATATTCATGTTATGAATCCCTCGATGTCAACGTACATACGCGTTTCTAATCACATTACCTCGATTTTACTAAGGTACGTAGCTCCTGAAGATTTACATACATATTCAATAGATGAAGCGTTCATTGATTGCACAGCTTCTTTGCATTTATTTGCAAAAGACGCCACTCAATTAGCGTTAATTATTCAGCGAGCGGTGTTCGCTGAGACAGGTGTCGATGTGACCTTTGGAATCGGTCCGAATCCACTTATGGCAAAGCTTGCGTTAGATTTTGAAGGGAAAAAGGCACTCAGTGGTATCGCGTCTTGGGATTATGAGGATCTGCCTCAAAAACTATGGCCGATGCGCTCGCTGAAAAAAATGTGGGGGATTGGAGAGAGGACGGAGGTAAAGCTTAAGCGCCTTGGTGTCTATACAATTGGAGCCATTGCCGTGTACCCGTTGTCATCGCTCATTCAACACTTTGGCAAAGAAAAGGGCACAATGCTTTATGAACATGCAAATGGAATTGATTTTAGTCGAATTAGTGAAACCTATCGAGCTGTTCAACCGTCTATTCATAAAAGCCAAATTCTACCTCATGCTTATGAAAGCTCAGAGGACCTGAAAATTTTATTGCTAGAGCAAATTGAAGAGCTTTGCTTCAGGCTTCGAAAACAGCGGAAATGTGTTCGTACCATTCAGCTCACCGTTGCGTATCACCATATATATTCACAAAAAGGATTTTCCAAGCAACAAACGCTTTCTTTTGATACAAACTTGACGCTTGAAGTTTACGAAGGATTTTTAACGTTGTTTAATCGCTACTATAAGGGAGGGCCTGTTAAAAAGTTAGGGACGGCCTTAACTCAGCTAGTAGACGATGATGAAAGACAAATGCATTTATTTTGTGATGAAGAAAAAAGAGAAAATCAAATCAAGCTCGCGCATGCGATGGATGACATTCGGGGTCGCTTCGGAAAAAATAGTTTATTATGGGCCGTAAGTTATATGCCCCATGCAACAGGCCGATCTCGAAATGAAAAAATAAGCGGTCATCAATCTTAACGCACATAACGAAACAATAAGGGGAACGAATAATGAAGAAATGG includes:
- a CDS encoding DNA polymerase thumb domain-containing protein, coding for MNNAMDLPKRIIMCIDARSFFATVTCLMNGFDPRLTKLAVVSNKEQQGSVVLSATSLLKKVHGIQTGRRLFEIPQEANIHVMNPSMSTYIRVSNHITSILLRYVAPEDLHTYSIDEAFIDCTASLHLFAKDATQLALIIQRAVFAETGVDVTFGIGPNPLMAKLALDFEGKKALSGIASWDYEDLPQKLWPMRSLKKMWGIGERTEVKLKRLGVYTIGAIAVYPLSSLIQHFGKEKGTMLYEHANGIDFSRISETYRAVQPSIHKSQILPHAYESSEDLKILLLEQIEELCFRLRKQRKCVRTIQLTVAYHHIYSQKGFSKQQTLSFDTNLTLEVYEGFLTLFNRYYKGGPVKKLGTALTQLVDDDERQMHLFCDEEKRENQIKLAHAMDDIRGRFGKNSLLWAVSYMPHATGRSRNEKISGHQS